Sequence from the Metopolophium dirhodum isolate CAU chromosome 2, ASM1992520v1, whole genome shotgun sequence genome:
gtatatgtatataaatgtatatcgtCTATCAATTATTACCGCGTTTAATACGGCCCGAAGATGCTCCATAGATGACCAGGTTAAACACTGTAAATGTAGACTAAATTTGAGACTAActataatttgttgtataaaaattgcatagaaaaaaataatgtaaattatttactcaggTAAAACCCTAACCGAACTGAAATCCTGCGTACGCTACCGGTTATTATCAAAATCGAACTACGCTGATTTACGTGTATATCAATTCGAGGGAATTGTCATATTTGTCCAACACCTTCCAAAGCGCCTGGCTGCGGAGTTTGCTGAGTTCGTTGATCGCTTCTGTGTAGTCTTCGGGATTGTCAGCCGAGTTGTAATGCGACGATATCAGGTTCCGCAAAGGTTTCACTATGTTCACTTCGGACGCACGTTTCGTGGGCACCGCCAACAACGACGTGGTTAATGCCATACTGGATGTCGGTTTCGAAAAATttcacaaatttaataaaataaactcgaCGCGAGACAAAGGAACGACGGAGTTGTCGTGCCCGACGGACTCATAAATGGACTTCCTGGCGTCAAGTCTGAAGTACAGATATCCAAGAGTTGTCAGCGTATGGGCTGACAATAACAGTAATTAATTCGTGATGACTAATAATGAGCAAGACTAAAGCAAGTTCGTGAGTAAATGAACGTTCGGACGGTGAACGATGAGTCGGTGAATGAATCTACCGTAAGGGCATTGGGCgataataatacgttataatgtaaattatgtatatatattctattctatgTAACTGTCTTTACTACCACTCATCCGCTTATCAGTCTTACAGTGTTGCCGAATAAAAAACCAATTGAGATGTGTTTAATAtggaaatgtattatacatttcgcCGGCTCTTGCCCGCCGAACACGTCTTcgcaaacaattattataatatattactttgtatgtatgtatgtatgtatatttgtatgtaagATTCATACCATGAAGTCTTCATGGTTCATACCACGGGATATCTTCTAAGGCCGTGGTtcataccaataattattattcttctaTCACGTGGTTGATATCAGTTATCAATTATTGTGCCTTATCAGAAGGCAAGAAAGCTAGAAGTAGAACACGACTGTGGAAACAAGaaagatttaatttttgtaatttataatatttcatttaaatgtagtttattttttaacgttttgaaagtatttaaatatgttaagttCTCATAGTTAAATTgacattaaaaatgaataaaacttGTTCATTAAGACGCCTGTGTAATTTACATGAGCATTTAATAAAGCAACACCGCGTCATACGTTATAAATCAAATACTAGCAATGACTTAAATTCATTTGTATTGTATGATAAATTTATATGTGAACGTCGTTCTCAGTCAAAATGCAGCGTCTTGGTGCAAGTTTCTTCGGAAAATTCATGTTCTGATCTTCATTCATATTGCTCCAAATTtggttcaataaaaaatatatttcactaTCAACTGGCTGGTTCAAATCATTATGTGCTTACTGAATTTGAAGACCAATCATCAGTGAATTCATTGCTTGACCAAAGTACACATATTAAAGATTCAAACGTAATAGCTGTTAGATCGCCATTTCTTTGGTTTCGTTCAAATGCAAgtaagaaaaattcaaaattatcaatcattgacaataaatttaactttccgTTTCAAGCCAATCAAACAATGATAGAGccaaatattaaagatattggACTAAACAAACTTGATTCGTTGTCtaatcaaatgttattattattgaaatgcaCTCAGCTGAATGATATTGGTACAAGATTGAGGTTTCTAACAGCAATGCAAATTGAAAATGCACTTAAAGGTATTTTTCCTCTGTCAAAAGTATTACCTTTTGGATCATCAGTAAATAGTTTTGGTAAGATTGGCTCAGACATTGACTTAGTTATAATGGACAGTCAAACCACAGAAAATGAAACTAGTCGATTGATTTATCACGGAAAATGTGTGTCAAATAGTCGGACACAAACACAGCGAAATATTGAAATACTGGGTGACTTGTTGCAGTTATTTTTACCAGGTTGTTCAAGAGTGAAGCGTATTTCTCAAGCAAGAGTACCGATTGTAAAGTATTCACAAGATTTCATTGGTGTTGAATGTGATCTAGCAGTCTCTAATGAAACAGCTGTAAATATGTCTGAACTTTTGTACATTTTTGGTAATTTTGACTACAGGGTTAGGcctttagtttttactgtaaaaATGTGGGCCAAAGAGATCAATTTAACAAATGATACACCAGGAAGATGGATAACCAATTTTTCATTAACACTTTTAGTGTTATTTTACTTGCAGCAAGAAAAAATCATTCCTGATATTCAGACACTAGTGAAGCAAGCTAGAAACAATGATGTCCGAATCACAAATGAAGGAATCAACTGCACGTTCCTTAGAGATGCATCAAAACTTCATAGagtagttgaaaataaaaaaaccttagACCAActtttattaggtttttttgaatattttgcatcatttgattttaatacaaatgcaatatcattaaattttggAAAAACAATCAATAAGCCTGAATATAGTGCCTTATATATTGTCAATCCGTTAGAAGTCCATTTTAacgttagtaaaaatattagttcAGAAGAAGTGGAGAGGTTCAGAATAGAACTAAGAAATGCTGCTTGGACAATAGATTCTTCTTTAATGAATACAAACTCATTCAACTTATTAGATCTATTCAAAGGTTTTGACGCTAACAAAAAAAGCCAAATAGTTTTTGATATCCagcatcaaataaaaaattctaaccGATTAGTTACTGTCAAAGATTTATTTGATGATGATTCTCAAACCCAAGAAGACACAAGACTGAATAAACAGTTAAAACCTAGTGAAAGAGAAAtttgatattgtaaataaaataagaatatattataaaatataatataatgtgacttttttttctttagtttttattGCATATCATGTTGAAAATAAACTCAATACaatgttctaataataattacattaattcttctaaattaattttttgcgattaattatatattaatgaagagacacaatatatcaaaatattattattcatttgtaATAACTCCccaaactaatttttaattttaaaatttttcacccatttataatttatatttcacaaATAGCAATTTGTAAAAGCATCAGCTTATCCTATCCTACAcgactaaaataaaatctatttgttataaaacctgctaaaatattacaaagaaatttaaaattagaagtgaaaaatcaacaaaacaactatcactaattaattattaacaatgttcaatacatttatttagctCATTTCAATATTTGCCACTTCAAGTACTTGTCATCACCcataaaattctataaataattgtaatagcaGTTACCCACTTACCCCCCTCACTAATAGAATtgaatataaatcaattttaaaaattgtatagatttatttgatttagattaaataaaattaatattttgataccggaaacaaaattatatatactgaAGCTACTTGAGAAATTTTGTGGTGTAAATAAAGTATTACTTTCAGCGCCGGATAGGCAAGTATATCGGTCCAGAGTTTTAAGATTTCTAACATTTGACTACAGCTACTGCCCATGTAcagtttaattatttgattccattatattttctacttatgtttatacaatcatttctgattattatttagatatcatgtaaaataaaattaaggccAAACACTCATAACTGGCCCAACGAGACTTTCTTGGTAGCTCACCGGCCCAATCGGACCTGATTACAATGCaagtaaaatcaattaaaaataaaataaaatacaacaaattaaagtttcatttagtttattttaatttaatctttaaatTCTGAATACACCGAAatagtaaacaatatattttttaaggccagcataaaaatgtaatattatttactattaagtattaattataaatacaagtgTAAAGACCAATTGTCATTTGCATTACCTTAATAAAacagaatataaattaatttaacattttttaagtataataccaACGTAGTCAAattgctattattttataacatcatTATTTGTTGGAAAATAATTACCAAGAGAGTGACACAGatgttataggtattttttcaataataataattaataataataataataataaaaacggacAGTCTTTGAACTTATTGGTACAAATGTTACaaattaccattatattatctagatggcaatttatataatacattttattgccaaatttattaattaatgcatgaccatattttgttttaaacgttgTAGAATATAAACGCATCAATTTAATAGTTTCCGATTTGGTCGcatacaaataaaatgatttaaaatatatatacataaaatttttgtctaaaattgataaaattaattgaacatattattcattagaATTAAGTTACATTTCatgaataattactaaaaagataaaaatgtataagataccTTAGAAGTATCTATAGaacactaaacataatattgagaactagaacataaatatttaaaaaaaaatcctaatcatcaaaaagttatttctcgatgttaaaattaaaatgcacactattaagcaaaaaaaatataaacttaagttttttcgttattgttaaattaaataaaaatgtgataataGAAAATGTTACTCGAAACTTCCCTAATCACGCACACAATGtagaactaaatattaattattgattggaAGACATCAaggtaaaaattcaaaaacaacccaatcaataatatatatatacacatataaatgcacatatatatattatatattatttaaatatatatatatttatatatgtaaatatatatgtatacatatttaacagGATATCAAAgtagaatatattaattattatacatgtaatctatattatatttatatatggagaagataattatacttaaattgtgATTGACaagatttttaactaaatattaatttttatctaaaatttgtgtttcaaatttcaatttaagtCTATTTGAATGTGAGAGGTAGATTCGtttcgataaaaaattattattttcattatcatttatttatttattgtctaGTTAGCGTTATTAATGCTGCGTACTTTTTTGGCTACAGCCCTGACACGTTTTGCAGCTTTGGGAATAGCCAATTCTAATTTACGTTTAACACCGGTACTGGTGGATGGTTCCTGCTCATCAG
This genomic interval carries:
- the LOC132939921 gene encoding poly(A) RNA polymerase, mitochondrial-like: MNKTCSLRRLCNLHEHLIKQHRVIRYKSNTSNDLNSFVLYDKFICERRSQSKCSVLVQVSSENSCSDLHSYCSKFGSIKNIFHYQLAGSNHYVLTEFEDQSSVNSLLDQSTHIKDSNVIAVRSPFLWFRSNASKKNSKLSIIDNKFNFPFQANQTMIEPNIKDIGLNKLDSLSNQMLLLLKCTQLNDIGTRLRFLTAMQIENALKGIFPLSKVLPFGSSVNSFGKIGSDIDLVIMDSQTTENETSRLIYHGKCVSNSRTQTQRNIEILGDLLQLFLPGCSRVKRISQARVPIVKYSQDFIGVECDLAVSNETAVNMSELLYIFGNFDYRVRPLVFTVKMWAKEINLTNDTPGRWITNFSLTLLVLFYLQQEKIIPDIQTLVKQARNNDVRITNEGINCTFLRDASKLHRVVENKKTLDQLLLGFFEYFASFDFNTNAISLNFGKTINKPEYSALYIVNPLEVHFNVSKNISSEEVERFRIELRNAAWTIDSSLMNTNSFNLLDLFKGFDANKKSQIVFDIQHQIKNSNRLVTVKDLFDDDSQTQEDTRLNKQLKPSEREI